From Onychostoma macrolepis isolate SWU-2019 chromosome 19, ASM1243209v1, whole genome shotgun sequence, a single genomic window includes:
- the LOC131525346 gene encoding zinc finger MYM-type protein 4-like isoform X7, producing MNIICKETVIEPDALSADNSWDTEEDDEVYYADDFESTSGKQKNPRTCPEQRGKLILNVTNPPTEPSTSLSTFGSYYALPPTWHYQMDDPAEAGLQMEECYDVNANMDSVAYSEDENSGLGSPSAAGVFMASEDFKGHPDMCQGEDMAQCSEELVITKVEDTNEMTLDQNEDYNGMTEVDGSEDSETQRAKDIKSRTMESSAEMAVDKAKATQPSVIMPLKIKDEPMDEEWKKAPHSPMEYIKDDEDFDQAPDDIKIQASVGIPEKTPPIPAKSIQPLRRHGVLCTACNKVMLKGHTAFQRSGSSKLYCSPQCLCNAKKKTCHCCLKEIQDENIKITLVDMSGTVKEFCSQKCRSALNFKCSVCEKTGVTHSHEVNYMGSIHKLCSDSCFNQFRSSNKLNMNSCVNCGGYCYGTDSQCPSLQMEDRVMKFCSQNCLTAYKKRSLKLVICKMCHALRPAADAVDSPNSEGIRELFCSTSCVMKKESHTGLERLEGVAAECSNCKLKLVPQYHISTFKGSVQNFCSYSCVLAYQESFNKTKPNMSVNTVTSTSKNTSTPNPAAPKPASSESSSSAKTSTSSGPVQTVTKIPCSQCLNFFFHRPELLEFRRKMYAFCSNTCVDEFRRIYRIEARCEHCKLDKIVKIVRKINKVDRSFCSERCKTLFEHSLFKRWGKKHCCNCFYCNSTSKTVVTDVFDGKQEEFCGNDCLLKHNLLIRQEIKCSMCRQAKKITETVKWLGEMKHFCSLRCLMFFCSLQGITGVVANKSLATRGVTPVSSAVPQSTKQGTPVIANVVSLSSASNDQPGVLGNTDPKGSVPVKVTGNECAVKAPVSSSQTQKDKDLPYKSISKNKATSCKPHTCDAEAQIDGTPKVIVLPVPVPVYVPVPMHLYTQYIPQSVGLPLPVPVPLFFPTTLDNAEHIVKTIQEIKEKIPDDPLEADLIMMAEMVAEDAEKEKQIISSDQTGNIMEDLDLEDLSSNLSWGEDSVSSAQTWDQTPEPERPPPSRSATLTPVSTTVEEPQMDLEADFPIESIERFRKQMQKEVNSGKQRSRKRGHDGFPEKKQGSKCASAPPNSLSKLQHEYGVKAWKKWVRWRNTQPNMETLKFGSRSMTLKEDLLKCCTAEISYGLCKFISEVRRPNGEKYSPDSVFYLCLGIQQYLFENNRMENIFADVFYAKFCHEMSNILRGWKPTILPSGYVHSRVEEYHLWDCKQLGAFSPGVLLNTLLYFFTKYFNYRTVEQHRRLSFGHIKRYSRGQANNKVSFLRFYPPKEDGSTDGVPVKKKKKEGERQRVLKIRQNSDNPLRCPVRLYEFYLSKCSPGIRQDTTQFYLSPERSCVPSSPTWFSTTSLNDEVLDSMLTRILTVRELHLERDKSPNETDSDSDSDFTPV from the exons GAGACTGTGATTGAACCAGACGCCCTGTCAGCAGACAACAGTTGGGATACAGAGGAAGATGATGAGGTTTATTATGCAGATGATTTTGAATCAACTTCAGGAAAGCAAAAGAACCCCAGAACCTGCCCTGAACAGCGTGGTAAACTCATTTTGAATGTTACAAATCCACCTACAGAGCCATCTACATCTCTATCTACTTTTGGGTCCTACTATGCTCTTCCACCCACATGGCACTACCAAATG GACGATCCTGCTGAGGCTGGGCTACAAATGGAAGAATGTTATGATGTAAACGCCAACATGGATTCTGTTGCTTATTCAGAAG ATGAGAACTCTGGACTGGGCTCTCCGTCTGCAGCAGGTGTCTTTATGGCCAGTGAGGATTTTAAAGGACATCCAGACATGTGCCAGGGGGAGGACATGGCCCAGTGTTCAGAAGAGCTTGTGATCACTAAAGTTGAGGACACTAATGAAATGACACTGGACCAGAATGAGGATTACAATGGGATGACAGAAGTGGATGGATCAGAAGATTCAG AAACGCAGAGAGCCAAAGACATAAAAAGCAGAACTATGGAATCGTCTGCTGAAATG GCTGTTGACAAAGCTAAAGCAACCCAGCCCTCTGTCATAATGCCTTTGAAGATCAAGGATGAACCGATGGATGAGGAATGGAAAAAAGCACCACATTCCCCGATGGAATACATTAAGGATGATGAG GATTTTGACCAAGCACCGGATGATATCAAGATTCAAG CTTCAGTAGGCATCCCAGAAAAGACACCACCAATCCCAGCAAAATCCATTCAGCCTTTAAGAAGACATGGTGTGTTGTGCACTGCCTGTAATAAGGTCATGCTGAAGGGACACACAGCATTTCAGCGTAGTGGCTCTTCTAAACTCTACTGCTCGCCTCAATGTCTCTGCAACGCTAAGAAGAAAACATGTCACTGCTGCCTTAA AGAAATTCAGGATGAGAATATCAAAATTACCCTGGTAGACATGTCAGGGACTGTGAAGGAGTTCTGCAGTCAGAAATGCCGCAGCGCTTTAAACTTCAagtgcagtgtgtgtgagaaGACAGGAGTG ACTCATAGTCATGAGGTGAATTACATGGGCTCCATCCATAAGCTGTGCAGCGACAGCTGCTTCAACCAGTTCCGCTCCTCCAATAAGCTGAACATGAACAGCTGTGTGAACTGTGGAGGATATTGCTATGGCACAGACAGTCAGTGTCCGTCTCTACAGATGGAGGACAGAGTTATGAAGTTCTGCAGCCAAAACTGCCTCACAGCCTACAAAAAG AGGAGTCTGAAACTTGTCATCTGCAAAATGTGTCATGCCCTGCGCCCAGCTGCAGATGCGGTGGACAGTCCAAACTCCGAGGGCATCAGGGAGCTTTTCTGCTCCACTTCCTGTGTCATG aaaaaagaaagtcatacaggtttggaacgacttgagg GTGTTGCAGCAGAATGCAGCAACTGCAAGCTGAAACTAGTGCCTCAGTACCACATATCCACGTTTAAAGGATCCGTTCAGAACTTTTGCTCTTATTCCTGTGTACTAGCATATCAG GAGTCCTTCAATAAGACTAAACCTAACATgtcagtaaatacagtaacctCTACAAGCAAAAACACATCTACCCCGAACCCTGCTGCCCCCAAACCAGCTTCCTCAGAGTCCAGCTCATCAGCGAAGACCAGTACTTCCAGTGGTCCAGTGCAGACAGTCACCAAGATCCCCTGCTCTCAGTGTCTGAACTTCTTCTTCCACAGACCAGAGCTGCTGGAGTTTAGG AGGAAAATGTACGCTTTCTGCAGTAACACTTGTGTTGATGAGTTCAGAAGGATCTACCGCATAGAAGCTCGCTGTGAACACTGCAAGCTCGATAAGATTGTAAAAATAGTGAGAAAGATAAACAAGGTTGACCGTTCTTTCTGCAGTGAGA GATGCAAGACGCTCTTTGAGCATAGCCTGTTCAAACGCTGGGGAAAGAAACACTGTTGCAACTGCTTTTACTGTAACAGCACTTCTAAGACTGTAGTGACTGATGTCTTTGATGGGAAGCAAGAGGAGTTCTGTGGGAACGATTGCTTGTTAAAACACAATTTACTGATCCGTCag GAAATAAAGTGCTCAATGTGCAGGCAGGCCAAGAAGATAACGGAGACTGTGAAATGGCTGGGTGAGATGAAGCATTTCTGCAGCCTGCGGTGCCTGATGTTCTTCTGCAGTCTGCAGGGCATCACTGGAGTCGTTGCAAATAAATCTCTAGCCACACGAG GTGTGACCCCAGTATCCTCTGCAGTTCCTCAAAGTACTAAACAGGGCACACCGGTCATTGCCAATGTCGTCTCGCTTTCGAGTGCATCCAACGACCAGCCAGGTGTTTTGGGAAACACAGATCCAAAAG GCTCTGTTCCTGTAAAAGTCACAGGAAAT GAGTGTGCTGTGAAAGCTCCTGTCTCTTCATCCCAAACCCAGAAAGACAAGGACTTGCCATATAAATCCATAAGCAAAAACAAAGCCACGTCCTGTAAACCTCACACCTGTGATGCTGAAGCACAAATAG ATGGAACTCCTAAGGTGATAGTGCTGCCTGTACCAGTACCAGTGTATGTGCCAGTTCCTATGCATCTCTACACTCAATACATTCCACAGTCTGTGGGGCTTCCACTTCCG GTTCCGGTGCCCTTGTTCTTCCCTACAACCCTGGATAATGCCGAGCACATTGTGAAGACCATTCAGGAAATCAAAGAGAAGATCCCTGATGACCCTCTGGAGGCCGACCTCATCATGATGGCAGAGATGGTGGCTGAGGATGCAGAGAAGGAGAAACAAATCATCTCTAGTG ATCAGACTGGTAACATAATGGAGGACCTTGATTTGGAAGATCTATCCAGCAATCTGAGTTGGGGGGAGGACTCTGTGTCTTCTGCCCAGACATGGGATCAAACCCCTGAGCCTGAGAGGCCTCCTCCATCCAGATCTGCCACACTGACCCCCGTCTCCACCACCGTAGAAGAGCCTCAGATGGACTTGGAGGCCGATTTCCCAATCG AGAGCATTGAACGTTTTAGAAAGCAAATGCAAAAGGAGGTCAATTCTGGCAAACAGAGATCACGCAAGAGAGGACACGATGGCTTCCCTGAGAAAAAACAG GGCAGTAAGTGTGCATCAGCACCTCCAAACAGCCTCTCCAAACTGCAACATGAGTACGGAGTCAAAGCCTGGAAGAAGTGGGTGCGCTGGAGGAACACCCAACCCAACATGGAGACTCTCAAATTTGGCT CACGTAGTATGACACTAAAGGAGGATTTGTTGAAGTGCTGCACTGCTGAAATAAGCTACGGCCTCTGCAAGTTCATTTCTGAAGTTCGTCGACCCAACGGAGAGAAATACAGCCCTGACAGCGTCTTTTATCTCTGCTTGGGAATCCAGCAG TACCTGTTTGAGAACAATCGGATGGAGAACATCTTCGCAGACGTCTTCTACGCCAAATTCTGCCATGAAATGAGCAACATACTCAGAGGGTGGAAACCAACTATTTTGCCCAGCG GTTATGTTCATTCTCGTGTGGAGGAGTATCATCTGTGGGACTGTAAGCAGCTGGGGGCGTTTTCACCCGGTGTGCTGCTCAACACACTGCTCTACTTCTTCACTAAGTACTTCAACTACAGGACAGTGGAGCAGCACCGCCGCCTCTCTTTTGGCCACATCAAACGCTACTCTCGAGGACAAGCCAACAACAAAGTGTCTTTCCTCCGTTTCTATCCCCCGAAAGAGGACGGAAGCACAG ATGGTGTCCCtgtaaagaagaagaagaaagaaggtgAACGGCAAAGGGTGCTAAAAATACGGCAGAATTCAGACAATCCTCTTCGCTGTCCTGTCAGGCTTTACGAGTTCTATCTCTCAAAATG CTCGCCCGGCATAAGACAAGACACAACCCAATTTTACCTGAGCCCCGAGCGCTCCTGTGTCCCCAGCAGTCCCACGTGGTTCTCTACCACCTCTCTGAATGATGAGGTTCTGGATAGCATGCTCACACGTATCCTTACTGTCAGAGAGCTGCACCTGGAGAGAGACAAATCACCCAATGAGACTGATTCAGACAGTGACTCGGACTTCACACCGGTTTAG
- the LOC131525346 gene encoding zinc finger MYM-type protein 4-like isoform X8: MDDPAEAGLQMEECYDVNANMDSVAYSEDENSGLGSPSAAGVFMASEDFKGHPDMCQGEDMAQCSEELVITKVEDTNEMTLDQNEDYNGMTEVDGSEDSETQRAKDIKSRTMESSAEMAVDKAKATQPSVIMPLKIKDEPMDEEWKKAPHSPMEYIKDDEDFDQAPDDIKIQASVGIPEKTPPIPAKSIQPLRRHGVLCTACNKVMLKGHTAFQRSGSSKLYCSPQCLCNAKKKTCHCCLKEIQDENIKITLVDMSGTVKEFCSQKCRSALNFKCSVCEKTGVTHSHEVNYMGSIHKLCSDSCFNQFRSSNKLNMNSCVNCGGYCYGTDSQCPSLQMEDRVMKFCSQNCLTAYKKRSLKLVICKMCHALRPAADAVDSPNSEGIRELFCSTSCVMKKESHTGLERLEGVAAECSNCKLKLVPQYHISTFKGSVQNFCSYSCVLAYQESFNKTKPNMSVNTVTSTSKNTSTPNPAAPKPASSESSSSAKTSTSSGPVQTVTKIPCSQCLNFFFHRPELLEFRRKMYAFCSNTCVDEFRRIYRIEARCEHCKLDKIVKIVRKINKVDRSFCSERCKTLFEHSLFKRWGKKHCCNCFYCNSTSKTVVTDVFDGKQEEFCGNDCLLKHNLLIRQEIKCSMCRQAKKITETVKWLGEMKHFCSLRCLMFFCSLQGITGVVANKSLATRGVTPVSSAVPQSTKQGTPVIANVVSLSSASNDQPGVLGNTDPKGSVPVKVTGNECAVKAPVSSSQTQKDKDLPYKSISKNKATSCKPHTCDAEAQIDGTPKVIVLPVPVPVYVPVPMHLYTQYIPQSVGLPLPVPVPLFFPTTLDNAEHIVKTIQEIKEKIPDDPLEADLIMMAEMVAEDAEKEKQIISSDQTGNIMEDLDLEDLSSNLSWGEDSVSSAQTWDQTPEPERPPPSRSATLTPVSTTVEEPQMDLEADFPIESIERFRKQMQKEVNSGKQRSRKRGHDGFPEKKQGSKCASAPPNSLSKLQHEYGVKAWKKWVRWRNTQPNMETLKFGSRSMTLKEDLLKCCTAEISYGLCKFISEVRRPNGEKYSPDSVFYLCLGIQQYLFENNRMENIFADVFYAKFCHEMSNILRGWKPTILPSGYVHSRVEEYHLWDCKQLGAFSPGVLLNTLLYFFTKYFNYRTVEQHRRLSFGHIKRYSRGQANNKVSFLRFYPPKEDGSTDGVPVKKKKKEGERQRVLKIRQNSDNPLRCPVRLYEFYLSKCSPGIRQDTTQFYLSPERSCVPSSPTWFSTTSLNDEVLDSMLTRILTVRELHLERDKSPNETDSDSDSDFTPV, encoded by the exons ATG GACGATCCTGCTGAGGCTGGGCTACAAATGGAAGAATGTTATGATGTAAACGCCAACATGGATTCTGTTGCTTATTCAGAAG ATGAGAACTCTGGACTGGGCTCTCCGTCTGCAGCAGGTGTCTTTATGGCCAGTGAGGATTTTAAAGGACATCCAGACATGTGCCAGGGGGAGGACATGGCCCAGTGTTCAGAAGAGCTTGTGATCACTAAAGTTGAGGACACTAATGAAATGACACTGGACCAGAATGAGGATTACAATGGGATGACAGAAGTGGATGGATCAGAAGATTCAG AAACGCAGAGAGCCAAAGACATAAAAAGCAGAACTATGGAATCGTCTGCTGAAATG GCTGTTGACAAAGCTAAAGCAACCCAGCCCTCTGTCATAATGCCTTTGAAGATCAAGGATGAACCGATGGATGAGGAATGGAAAAAAGCACCACATTCCCCGATGGAATACATTAAGGATGATGAG GATTTTGACCAAGCACCGGATGATATCAAGATTCAAG CTTCAGTAGGCATCCCAGAAAAGACACCACCAATCCCAGCAAAATCCATTCAGCCTTTAAGAAGACATGGTGTGTTGTGCACTGCCTGTAATAAGGTCATGCTGAAGGGACACACAGCATTTCAGCGTAGTGGCTCTTCTAAACTCTACTGCTCGCCTCAATGTCTCTGCAACGCTAAGAAGAAAACATGTCACTGCTGCCTTAA AGAAATTCAGGATGAGAATATCAAAATTACCCTGGTAGACATGTCAGGGACTGTGAAGGAGTTCTGCAGTCAGAAATGCCGCAGCGCTTTAAACTTCAagtgcagtgtgtgtgagaaGACAGGAGTG ACTCATAGTCATGAGGTGAATTACATGGGCTCCATCCATAAGCTGTGCAGCGACAGCTGCTTCAACCAGTTCCGCTCCTCCAATAAGCTGAACATGAACAGCTGTGTGAACTGTGGAGGATATTGCTATGGCACAGACAGTCAGTGTCCGTCTCTACAGATGGAGGACAGAGTTATGAAGTTCTGCAGCCAAAACTGCCTCACAGCCTACAAAAAG AGGAGTCTGAAACTTGTCATCTGCAAAATGTGTCATGCCCTGCGCCCAGCTGCAGATGCGGTGGACAGTCCAAACTCCGAGGGCATCAGGGAGCTTTTCTGCTCCACTTCCTGTGTCATG aaaaaagaaagtcatacaggtttggaacgacttgagg GTGTTGCAGCAGAATGCAGCAACTGCAAGCTGAAACTAGTGCCTCAGTACCACATATCCACGTTTAAAGGATCCGTTCAGAACTTTTGCTCTTATTCCTGTGTACTAGCATATCAG GAGTCCTTCAATAAGACTAAACCTAACATgtcagtaaatacagtaacctCTACAAGCAAAAACACATCTACCCCGAACCCTGCTGCCCCCAAACCAGCTTCCTCAGAGTCCAGCTCATCAGCGAAGACCAGTACTTCCAGTGGTCCAGTGCAGACAGTCACCAAGATCCCCTGCTCTCAGTGTCTGAACTTCTTCTTCCACAGACCAGAGCTGCTGGAGTTTAGG AGGAAAATGTACGCTTTCTGCAGTAACACTTGTGTTGATGAGTTCAGAAGGATCTACCGCATAGAAGCTCGCTGTGAACACTGCAAGCTCGATAAGATTGTAAAAATAGTGAGAAAGATAAACAAGGTTGACCGTTCTTTCTGCAGTGAGA GATGCAAGACGCTCTTTGAGCATAGCCTGTTCAAACGCTGGGGAAAGAAACACTGTTGCAACTGCTTTTACTGTAACAGCACTTCTAAGACTGTAGTGACTGATGTCTTTGATGGGAAGCAAGAGGAGTTCTGTGGGAACGATTGCTTGTTAAAACACAATTTACTGATCCGTCag GAAATAAAGTGCTCAATGTGCAGGCAGGCCAAGAAGATAACGGAGACTGTGAAATGGCTGGGTGAGATGAAGCATTTCTGCAGCCTGCGGTGCCTGATGTTCTTCTGCAGTCTGCAGGGCATCACTGGAGTCGTTGCAAATAAATCTCTAGCCACACGAG GTGTGACCCCAGTATCCTCTGCAGTTCCTCAAAGTACTAAACAGGGCACACCGGTCATTGCCAATGTCGTCTCGCTTTCGAGTGCATCCAACGACCAGCCAGGTGTTTTGGGAAACACAGATCCAAAAG GCTCTGTTCCTGTAAAAGTCACAGGAAAT GAGTGTGCTGTGAAAGCTCCTGTCTCTTCATCCCAAACCCAGAAAGACAAGGACTTGCCATATAAATCCATAAGCAAAAACAAAGCCACGTCCTGTAAACCTCACACCTGTGATGCTGAAGCACAAATAG ATGGAACTCCTAAGGTGATAGTGCTGCCTGTACCAGTACCAGTGTATGTGCCAGTTCCTATGCATCTCTACACTCAATACATTCCACAGTCTGTGGGGCTTCCACTTCCG GTTCCGGTGCCCTTGTTCTTCCCTACAACCCTGGATAATGCCGAGCACATTGTGAAGACCATTCAGGAAATCAAAGAGAAGATCCCTGATGACCCTCTGGAGGCCGACCTCATCATGATGGCAGAGATGGTGGCTGAGGATGCAGAGAAGGAGAAACAAATCATCTCTAGTG ATCAGACTGGTAACATAATGGAGGACCTTGATTTGGAAGATCTATCCAGCAATCTGAGTTGGGGGGAGGACTCTGTGTCTTCTGCCCAGACATGGGATCAAACCCCTGAGCCTGAGAGGCCTCCTCCATCCAGATCTGCCACACTGACCCCCGTCTCCACCACCGTAGAAGAGCCTCAGATGGACTTGGAGGCCGATTTCCCAATCG AGAGCATTGAACGTTTTAGAAAGCAAATGCAAAAGGAGGTCAATTCTGGCAAACAGAGATCACGCAAGAGAGGACACGATGGCTTCCCTGAGAAAAAACAG GGCAGTAAGTGTGCATCAGCACCTCCAAACAGCCTCTCCAAACTGCAACATGAGTACGGAGTCAAAGCCTGGAAGAAGTGGGTGCGCTGGAGGAACACCCAACCCAACATGGAGACTCTCAAATTTGGCT CACGTAGTATGACACTAAAGGAGGATTTGTTGAAGTGCTGCACTGCTGAAATAAGCTACGGCCTCTGCAAGTTCATTTCTGAAGTTCGTCGACCCAACGGAGAGAAATACAGCCCTGACAGCGTCTTTTATCTCTGCTTGGGAATCCAGCAG TACCTGTTTGAGAACAATCGGATGGAGAACATCTTCGCAGACGTCTTCTACGCCAAATTCTGCCATGAAATGAGCAACATACTCAGAGGGTGGAAACCAACTATTTTGCCCAGCG GTTATGTTCATTCTCGTGTGGAGGAGTATCATCTGTGGGACTGTAAGCAGCTGGGGGCGTTTTCACCCGGTGTGCTGCTCAACACACTGCTCTACTTCTTCACTAAGTACTTCAACTACAGGACAGTGGAGCAGCACCGCCGCCTCTCTTTTGGCCACATCAAACGCTACTCTCGAGGACAAGCCAACAACAAAGTGTCTTTCCTCCGTTTCTATCCCCCGAAAGAGGACGGAAGCACAG ATGGTGTCCCtgtaaagaagaagaagaaagaaggtgAACGGCAAAGGGTGCTAAAAATACGGCAGAATTCAGACAATCCTCTTCGCTGTCCTGTCAGGCTTTACGAGTTCTATCTCTCAAAATG CTCGCCCGGCATAAGACAAGACACAACCCAATTTTACCTGAGCCCCGAGCGCTCCTGTGTCCCCAGCAGTCCCACGTGGTTCTCTACCACCTCTCTGAATGATGAGGTTCTGGATAGCATGCTCACACGTATCCTTACTGTCAGAGAGCTGCACCTGGAGAGAGACAAATCACCCAATGAGACTGATTCAGACAGTGACTCGGACTTCACACCGGTTTAG